Proteins found in one Corynebacterium sanguinis genomic segment:
- a CDS encoding bile acid:sodium symporter family protein → MFEFFQSLASTLTTLFVLTSMFNVGLTQHPARIAKHLRDWQFLTRMVVANFLVVPGVMLLFIIITGIGAPYSTALILFACAAGAPLLIKLTQESDNDIAAGATIQMVLMVSTVGFLPFLLPRLIDGIEVDVWQIAQPLLLQMILPLALGMVCHVGVEKLAATVQPWVAKISNLALYGLLIFTIIGYLPEMADVDLWIAIIIGVVVLLIAFYMGYGTGQGNTNHAQLGALGTAQRNTAAAMITAQSFDDPLVFVTIALLNTLMMFVLLKLATRLGNDSAIAFLEPLEADMPGGITRPYAQN, encoded by the coding sequence ATGTTTGAGTTCTTCCAATCCTTAGCGAGTACGCTCACCACGCTCTTCGTACTCACCAGCATGTTCAACGTGGGCCTTACCCAGCACCCGGCGCGCATTGCCAAGCACCTGCGCGACTGGCAGTTTCTCACCCGCATGGTTGTGGCTAACTTCCTAGTCGTGCCCGGTGTGATGCTGTTGTTCATCATCATCACCGGCATCGGCGCGCCGTACTCGACGGCGCTGATCCTGTTCGCCTGCGCCGCCGGGGCCCCGCTGCTGATCAAGCTAACGCAGGAAAGCGATAACGACATCGCTGCCGGCGCGACCATACAGATGGTACTCATGGTCTCCACCGTCGGCTTTTTGCCTTTCCTGTTGCCCCGCCTTATCGACGGCATCGAGGTCGACGTGTGGCAGATCGCCCAGCCGCTACTTCTGCAGATGATCCTCCCGCTGGCGCTCGGCATGGTCTGCCACGTTGGCGTCGAAAAGCTCGCGGCGACCGTGCAGCCCTGGGTGGCGAAGATTTCTAACCTGGCGCTCTACGGGCTGCTCATCTTCACCATCATTGGCTACCTGCCCGAGATGGCGGACGTTGACCTGTGGATCGCGATCATCATCGGTGTCGTCGTGCTTCTGATCGCCTTCTACATGGGATACGGTACTGGCCAGGGCAACACGAACCACGCTCAGCTCGGTGCATTGGGCACCGCGCAGCGCAACACTGCCGCAGCAATGATCACGGCGCAGAGTTTCGACGACCCGCTGGTGTTTGTCACCATCGCGCTGCTCAACACGTTGATGATGTTTGTGCTGCTCAAGCTCGCTACTCGCTTGGGCAACGACTCCGCCATTGCGTTCTTAGAACCCCTTGAAGCGGACATGCCCGGCGGCATCACCCGCCCCTATGCCCAAAACTAG
- a CDS encoding esterase/lipase family protein: MKLTHLALLGMYAAGVYIGATRRPELPFNDSDFSPSHPTPVLYVHGFTSATNTFTVNALYLREHGYWTWGFDYGTNDRASLAAIIPVLHGFGDLNDLVRELADNVERVKAATGSDKVDIVAHSQGGLLTKLYIAGGGAENVRRVVAIGANFHGTDIGGLAERVIPFIQRRPGIAEAVASTSALQQLAGSPFFEEIGDLPDSDPRVVYTSIYTPADRTVTPNEASILDSVDGADVINIDLEKAYPGFAPVIHSLLPRDPNVAELTRWGLEREAHTPQ, translated from the coding sequence ATGAAGCTCACCCACCTCGCGCTCCTCGGAATGTACGCCGCTGGCGTCTACATCGGCGCCACGCGGCGACCCGAGCTACCGTTTAATGACTCGGACTTCTCACCTTCCCACCCGACCCCGGTGCTGTATGTCCACGGGTTCACCAGCGCCACGAACACGTTCACCGTCAACGCCCTGTACCTGCGCGAACACGGTTATTGGACGTGGGGCTTCGACTACGGCACCAACGATCGCGCGAGTCTGGCCGCGATCATCCCCGTGCTGCACGGCTTCGGCGACCTCAACGACCTCGTTCGCGAGCTCGCCGACAACGTGGAAAGGGTCAAAGCCGCGACAGGCTCAGACAAGGTCGACATTGTTGCCCACTCCCAGGGCGGGCTGCTGACCAAGCTCTACATCGCCGGCGGCGGCGCCGAGAACGTCCGCCGCGTCGTGGCCATCGGGGCGAATTTCCACGGCACCGACATCGGCGGGTTGGCCGAGCGCGTCATCCCGTTTATCCAGCGCCGCCCCGGCATCGCCGAGGCCGTCGCCAGCACGAGCGCGCTGCAGCAGCTGGCGGGCTCGCCGTTTTTCGAGGAGATCGGGGACCTGCCCGATTCCGACCCGCGGGTGGTCTACACCTCGATCTACACCCCGGCCGACCGCACGGTCACCCCAAACGAGGCGTCCATCCTCGACAGCGTCGACGGGGCGGACGTGATCAACATCGACCTGGAAAAGGCCTACCCGGGCTTCGCCCCGGTGATCCACTCGCTGCTTCCGCGCGACCCGAACGTCGCCGAGCTGACGCGGTGGGGACTCGAGCGCGAGGCCCACACCCCGCAGTAA
- a CDS encoding SUMF1/EgtB/PvdO family nonheme iron enzyme produces the protein MARLTKLIDVAPTTFTAGSNDFYPEESPQRTVRVDAFALEADPVTNARFARFVQETGYVTVAERVPSAEEFPGVDLELLVAGALVFQPTTGPVDLRDWRQWWRFEPGASWRAPYGPSGVSHEDIPDHPVVQVAYPDAVAYARWAGRRLPTELELECAARAGRAATTYAWGEEYAPDGIVRANTWQGRFPYDNQGWGTTSPMGQFGRNPWGFSDLIGNVWQWSSTYYASGAARGVVERAGSCCAPSSALDEARRVATAPGETYPRRVVKGGSHLCAPEYCHRYRPPARQGQSGDSATTHIGFRCAA, from the coding sequence ATGGCCAGGCTGACAAAGCTAATCGACGTCGCGCCGACCACCTTTACGGCCGGGTCTAACGATTTCTACCCTGAGGAGTCCCCGCAGCGAACAGTCCGCGTCGACGCGTTTGCGCTGGAGGCCGACCCCGTCACCAATGCCCGATTCGCACGGTTCGTCCAAGAGACGGGCTACGTCACCGTGGCCGAGCGGGTGCCATCCGCGGAGGAATTCCCCGGCGTCGACCTGGAGCTGCTGGTCGCGGGCGCGCTGGTGTTTCAGCCCACCACGGGCCCGGTGGACCTGCGCGACTGGCGGCAGTGGTGGCGCTTCGAGCCTGGGGCGTCGTGGCGCGCGCCGTACGGGCCGTCCGGCGTGAGCCACGAGGACATTCCGGATCACCCGGTGGTCCAGGTGGCCTACCCGGATGCCGTGGCGTACGCGCGGTGGGCGGGGCGCCGGCTGCCGACCGAGCTGGAACTCGAGTGCGCTGCCCGCGCCGGGCGCGCGGCAACCACCTACGCCTGGGGTGAGGAGTACGCGCCGGACGGGATCGTCCGCGCCAACACCTGGCAGGGTCGCTTCCCCTACGACAACCAGGGATGGGGTACGACGTCGCCGATGGGCCAGTTCGGCCGTAACCCGTGGGGTTTTTCTGACCTGATTGGCAACGTGTGGCAGTGGAGCTCGACCTACTACGCGTCCGGTGCGGCGCGCGGTGTCGTCGAGCGAGCCGGCTCGTGCTGTGCGCCGTCGTCAGCCCTGGATGAGGCGCGCCGCGTGGCGACGGCTCCGGGCGAGACCTACCCGCGCCGGGTGGTCAAGGGCGGCTCGCACCTGTGTGCGCCCGAGTACTGCCACCGCTACCGCCCGCCCGCGCGCCAAGGCCAGTCGGGGGACTCTGCGACCACGCATATCGGGTTCCGCTGCGCGGCGTAA